GACGAGCATCGCCTGCATCAGGTCGGCGCGGAACACGATCCCGCTCAGGGTCCCGTCCTCGACGATCGGTAGGATCGTGATGCCGTGCGACAGCATCATGTGCAGGGCTTCGCCGACTTCGGCGTCGGGCGTGCTGACGGTCGGATCGGCCGACGCGAAGCGGTGGGCGGCCTCCAAGCTCAGCGCGGCCAGGCTGCCCTGATGGCCGATCGCGCGGCAGAGGTCGCCCTCGGTCAAAACTCCGATAGGAGCGAGGTCGTCGTCGACCACGACCAAGGCAGGGAACTGGTACACGTCCATCTTGTCCACGGCGTCCCTGACCGTGCTTTTACGGGTCAAAGTCGGGATGTGGGCATGCAGCACCTCTCTCAGGGTCATCGGCCCCGAGTGTACCGGCGGCCTACCAGTAAGGCGGAGTCGTCGTCGAGTCGCGCTGTCGGTGGAACGAGTTCACGATCGAGTAAGCGTCGGCGTGCCACTTGCCCTTTTCCTGGATCAGGTCGATCTCCATGACCGCCCTTTCCGGACTGCCGAACTCGTTTTCATCGGTCGAGACCGCGATGACATGGGCCTTGTCTTCCGAACACCGGACGACCTTGAAAAACTGGAGCTCGCCTGCCAGTTCGGCCTCATGGACCGCTTCCTGTACGGCGGGCTTCATGGGCTTGCCCTTGACCGCGGTCAGGACCTCGACGTAGGTGTACGGCAGGGCGCCTATCGTGACCATGAAACCGACGATCCATTTCCAGGCCTTCCAATCGTCGTTCTGCTTGATCGGGCGGAACATCGCCACGATCACGGTCAACAGGCACGCGATGAAGAAACTGGCGATCGAGTAACCGACGAGTCCGAACACAGGCGCACGCTCCTAGAGTCCTCATTCCATACTTCACGGACTTTCTGTTGAAGCGGCACAAGAAAACCGATCCTTATAGACAGGAATGTTCGATCGGTCCAGCGTGCCTTTTGACCCGCGTCAGATTCAAGCCACCTTCGAGTCGGCCTCGTTCAAGGTCTGCCCTCTGTGCGGCAACCTGTGCGTCGACGGTGCCCACGACTGCTTCGTCTGCGGCTGGGCCGGGACGTTCGAGCACGACAAGAGCCTGGTCGACCTCAAACTGCGGGACCTCGTGCGACGCTGCCCGGAACTCGAGGGCCTCCTGGGCCCGCCTTCCTTCGCACGGCGCGCCAAGTCTGCGGTCTTCCGAGCCCTCAGAGCGTTTCGACGCCGGCTCGACGTGTCCGTTTGAACCTGGTCCAGGTTAAATGGAGGCGATGCCTCCGCTGGATTGGCCCTTGGTGGCCACCGTGCTGGCCAAACTTGCCTTCGCCGCCGTCCTTGGCGGCGTGATCGGCCTCGAACGCGAACAGCACGGCCGCCCGGCCGGGATCCGGACGCACATGCTCCTGATCTTGGGCGTGACCTTGTTCGCGGAGGTCAGCAAAGCTTTCCCAGGCGAAGATAAGGGCCGGATCGCTTCCCAGATCGTTACCGGAGTCGGGTTCTTGGGTGCCGGCACGATCTTGAGGCTAGGAGCGGAGATCAAGGGTCTCACGACGGCCGCGAGCCTTTGGTCCGTTTCGGCGATCGGTATGGCCGTCAGCACCGGTGGGTCGTTCCTTCTGATCGCGCTGTTCGGCACGGTCCTCACGTACGTCACGCTCAAGGTCGTCGACGACATCGAGCGGCGACTTGCCCCGGACGCCCATCCCCGAGAACTCACCGTCCGCTTGGTGCGCTTTGAAGCGCTCACCGCCGTGATCGAGGGCATCGAGAGGGCGGGCGGCAACGTCACGGGGGTCAGGTTCAGGGACGGACGTACGATCGCCTTGATGGACGTCAAAGGCGATCGGGCGGCCGTGCTCAAAGCCGCGTTGGGCACTCCGGACGTCGTCGAAGCCGTCTGGAACGGTTAGCTGCGGCTGACGATCGACTCTCGTTCGAACTGTGAAACGCTGAACGCGAGGAAGACGGCGGCCAGGACTCCGCACACCGCCATTCCGGCGAAAAGGCCCGGCCAGTCCGTCTTCGCTAACAGCGCCTCCTTAAGGCTCACCGCGCTCCCGAGAACCGGGACGAGCTTGACCCATAGGGCGTTCTGCATGTCCGTGAACCCGATGATCTGACTGAAGACCGCAGGCATGATCACGATGAAACTGACCAGGGTCAAGTATGTCTGGGCCTCCCGCATGTTCTTCGCAGCCGCACTGACGCTGATCAGGATCCCCGCCATCAAAAGGACGAGGGGGAGAAGCGTCAGCGTCATCGCCGCGAGCGACGCGAACGAGATCGAGAGCCCAGTCGGGAACAGCCGGCCCGCATATCCGAACTTCGTCACACCGACGAGCACGATGCCGACGACGGCCGTCAGACTGCTGAGGAGGCAGACAAGGGCAAGCGCCAGATATTTCCCAAGAGCGACTTCCCGCCGTCTGACCGGACTGACGAGCAAGGTCTCCATGGTTCCGCGCTCCTTCTCGCCCGCGACGAGGTCGGAGACGATGCTCATCCCTCCGTAGAAGGCCCAGATCACGATGAAATAGGGAAGGAGGTTGACCATCGACGAGCCACCGAGGCCCTTCGGTCGCGACGTTTCCTTCACCGTGACCCGTATCGGCTCGGCCATCGAGGGATCGACGTCGTGGCTCGACAGGACTTCACGGAGTCTCGCGTCGTTGGCCCGCTTGATCTTCTCCTGAAAGGCGCCAAGGGCCATGCCTGACAAGGGCTCGGTCGGGTCGTACGTCGCCGTGATCTTCGCCCGTCCCTCAGTCACGTTCTTCTCGAAGTCTGGCCCGAACTCGACGAGGAGCTTGGCCTTTCCCCGTTCGACGAGACGAACGCCCTCTTCACGCGTCTTCACGAGGGTCGTCTGGCCCGATTTGTCTCCCGAAAGCGTTTTTGCGACCGAGTCGATCCCAGGGTCGACGATGGCCAGCTTTGGTGTCTGAGGCCGTGAGACTTTGTCCTCGATCAGGCCGAAGATCTGCACGAAGAGCACGATCATGAACACGGGCATGACGAACGCGCCGCTCCGGACGCGTTTGTCGCGGAACATCTCGCGAAGTTCCTTTCGGAAGACGGTCATGATGCGGTTCATGGACGGGCTCCCTCCGGCGAATAGTCGACCAGTTTGAGAAAGGCTTTTTCAAGGTTGGGACTACCTGTTTCGGCCAAAATTTCGGCCGTCGTCCCTTGGCTGAGGAGCCTCCCTTGATGGATAACGGCCACGGTGTCGCAGAGGCGCTCGGCCTCGCTCATGATGTGAGTGCTGAATACGATCGTGCGGCCGCGGGATTTGGCTTCCTCGATGAACTCCATCACGGTCTGGGAGGTAACGACGTCGAGGCCCGCCGTCGGTTCGTCGAAGAAGAGGACGGGAGGATCGTGGAGGATCGTCCGGGCGATGCTGACCCGTTGTTTCTGTCCCGTCGACATCTTGTCGCAGAGCTTTCCGGCAAATTCGTGGAGGTTCATGGCCCGCTTGACGTACGTGATCAGCTCTCTCAAAACAGCCCCGTCCAGTCCGTTCAACCGGCCGAAGTACTCGAGGACCTCTTCACCCGTGAGGCGGCCGTAGAGGGCGGTCGACGCGCTCAAGAACCCGATCTGGGTGCGGACGGCCAAGGGGTCCGTGCGGATGTCGTGACCGGCGACGGTCGCCGTCCCCGAGGTCGGGCGGATGACGGTGCTCAACATCCGGAGGCACGTGGTCTTGCCTGCGCCGTTGATGCCCAGGAGTCCGAACACCTGACCGGGACGGGCCTCGAAGGACACGTCGTCGACGGCCTTGACGAGGCCGACTTTAGGATCTTTGAAGGACTTGCTGAGGGAGGTCGTCGTGATCACGTGCGGTTCATGGGATACGGGCCGTTATTGTTCCGGGATTTGGGCGAGGAGGCCGTTGTCGGCACGGTTCGAGCAGGACAGATTCCCATCTGACCGGCCGCCATCATTAGGGCGTAAGCACTCGTTTGGAGAGGATTCCAATGCGGTCTGGAAAGGTGCGGAAGGAAACGGGCGGGCCGTGATCGGCCCGCCCCACCGCTTGTCAGCCTCCGGTCTTGGGCTCTCGCGGCAACATCGTGTCCGCGTTCGCCAGGTTCAACACTGTGACCGCCGCCGCCGTGCTCGACTGCACCAGATAGGCGTTGATCGCCGCTTGAAGCCTGTCGTGCTGGGTGTGGTGCACGTACGTGTAGTCGCTGACGCCCGTCTCCATCGTGAAGAACCCCGGGACGCCGACGGCGTTGAAGCTCGCGTGGTCGCTACCGCCGCCCCGCGGCATCCTCGCCTGCGCGTTGAACTTCATCGGTAAGGTGGGGAAGGCCTCGTTCAGAGCGTCGATGCTCGGTTGGAAGAACGAGCGCTGCGACTCTAGGCCTGCGAAACCGCCCCAGTAGTTCGTCCCACCGTCGTCGACAAGGCACGCGCTGATCTTGTCCATTTCGGCAGCGTGGTCCTTCACGTACTGGCGAGAACCGAAGAGGCCCTGTTCTTCGCCGGTCCACAGGATGAACCGGATCGTTCGTTTGCCCCGCAGTCCAAGGGTGCAGAGCAACCGGGCACATTCCAACGTGACGCTCGAGCCGGTCCCGTTGTCCAGCGCGCCCTGGGCGCCGGGCCCGTCCCAACTGTCGAAGTGGCCGCTCACGATGACGACTTCGTTCGGCTTCTCCGTGCCCGGGATTTCGGCCACGACGTTCGAGTTCACGACCGGGCCCTTCCGGAACGACTGTTTCAGGTCGAATTCAAGGTCGACCTTCTTGCCTGCCTGCATCGCCGAGGTGACAGCGGTGTAATCGCTCTTACGGACCGTGACGCGCGTGACGTTCGGCAGCTTCTTCCAGTCGATGTTCTGTTGGCCGCCCGTCAGAACGAGTTCGTTGCCCGAACCGGACACGGTGCCTTTGATGCCGGCTTTGCGGGCCGCCTCTAGGACGGCGTCGCGGACTTCGCGCGTCGGAACGCCTTCGCCGGAGCGAGGCATCATCACCATCCAAGCGCCCTTGAACGATCCTTTGTCCTTCTCAAAGTCGGCCAGGCTCTTCGGTTCCATGACGGCCTTGCCCTTCTGGAGCCCTTTCGTCCCCGGCGTCCAAGACGGCGTCGTGAACTGGAAGTCGCGGACGGTCGGCGACGTCATCCGTCCGACGTGCCCGGTCTTGGCCCGGTCGAACCCGACGGGCCACTCGCCCCATTTCTCAAGGTGGACGTTCTGGCAGCCGAAGGCTTTGAACTGGTCCATCGCCCACTGGGAGCCTTGTTCGAGAGCGAGCGACGACGTCAAGCGTGCCCCGATCTGTTCGGTGATCGTCTCCAAGTGAACGCGCGTCTGGTTGCGCGACTTGCCTTCGTCGATGATTTTGGCGATGGTCGCCACATCCGTCTGCGCCCAAGACAGTCCCGAAGCCAGAGCGGCCGACGCCACGAGAAAGAGTCTCATCCGGACGGTTTTACCGCGACCGCCTGTCTTTTGTGCCTTTCCAAGCGCTTCGAAGTTCATAAACGTCCAGCCGGGCCGGAGTTTCCCCTCCCGCCCCGATCAGTCGGACGTCCCGTGCCGCCGGATCGGCCGGGGCGAAGAGGTGGCCGGTGACTTCTCCGTCTTGCGCGAACAGTTCCAGGCTCGCCCGATCGGCCAAGAGGGTCATGTCGACGAACCCGTCGACCGCCTCGATCTTGCGCTCGTGGCTTCCGATCTTCATCGTTTTCGTCCCGAAGTCGTACGACACGGCGGTCCCTAAGACGTCGAGGTTGAACCGCCCTTGCGACACCGCCCTCCAGCGGCCCCGGATTTCGAACAGGCCCGTCGACGACCGGAAAACTTGGGAGTCACCGTCCTGTTCAGGTGGCAGCCGTCGCGTCCGCAGGCTCTGGAGCGAACTGACGGGCTCGAAGGCGAGGCGGGCGCCGAGCGGCGTCGACTTCAGACGGACCGTCCTAGGAAACGACATCTGTTGGTTCCAATCGCAGTCCTTGAAGTCGCTGCCACGCATCCAACCGATCTGGACCCGCCGGCCCTTCGGCTCGTCGGAATACGTTTGGGCGGCATAGAAGTTCGGACCGGCGTCGGTGCTGAGGACCGCCGTCCCGGCCCGGAAACTCTGTCCGTCGAAGCTCCCTAGCCTGTAGTTGCCGTTCGCCCCCCAGAAGACCCATAGTCGGTTCCTCCGGTTTCCGTCCACGGGCAGTTCGAAGAAGTCCGGACACTCGCTCGTCCCCGGCAGGACGACCTCGCTCAACTTCTTCCACGACTTGAGGTCGGAAGAGCCGAAGAGGCCGTATCGGTCGTCGGCCAGGTACAGGGCCATGACCCAAGTCCGGGACGGCGCGTGCCACACGACCTTCGGGTCACGGTTCTCGCCTTCTTGATGGGCGAGGACGGGGTTGCCGGGCGACTTGACGAACGTCGTGCCGTCGACCGAGGTGGCCAGGCACTGCGTAAACGGTTTGCCTTGGCTCTCCGGGTTCGTGCCGCCCGCAGCCGTATAGAAAAGGGCCATGACCCCCCTGCCTTCTCCGAGGATTCCGGACTTGTCGATCACGGCGCTCCCCGAGAACTCCGTCCCCATCGCGTCCGGAGTCAGCGCGCTGTCCAGCTCGGTCCAGTGGACCAGGTCCGGACTAACGGCGTGGCCCCACGTCATGTTCCCCCACTGGACCCCGAACGGGTTGTGCTGGAAGAACAGGTGGTAGCGGCCCTTGTGGAAGACCAGTCCGTTCGGGTCGTTCAACCATCCCTTCTTCGCGGTGAAGTGGAACTGGGGCCGAAGCGGCTCGTCATAAAGGGTCGCGTCCTGGAGGGCGGCCGTCGGAAAGAGAGGCGTCACGCGGCGATTCTGACACCGCGCGACGCTCATAGGGCGAAGACGAGCTTGATCTGGAACTTGCGCGAGAACGTCCGCGTGTTCGGGTCTCCATAGATCAAGTACAGGTCCGTTCCCCGTCCGCCCGCGCTCCTATAGAAGAGGTACCAGTTCGTGTCGGCATCGACGGCGACCATTCTTCCGCCTATCGACCGAGTCGGAGAGAACTCGTAACCCGCCGTGAGGACGTGCTGACGAGTGGTGCCTTGGAAATTCAGCAAGGCGCCGCTGTACGCGAGGTCCAAGCGGCGGAAGAGCCTGACGCTCGCGTTCGGAGTCAAATAGGTCGAAGGTTCGCTCGCCAACGTGCCGACCGTGACGCCCAGGCCGATCTTCCGGAAACGGTTCGTGGCGCCCATCGTCGCCGAGACCATGTACGTGCTGTCCACGGTTCCGTCGATGACCGCGTAGTCCTGACTGACGCTGAACCTCCAGTCCGAGCGGGACGTCAGGGTCCCGAAAGCGCCGAAGCCGCGTTGATACCGGCTGCCGTCTTGGTGGTCCCATGCAATGCCGTAGATCCCGTAATCGTAGGAGCTCCACGGGCCCTTCCGCCACGGGCCGAAGAAGTCCGTGAACCCGAACCAGCCGCGATAGCCGGTGTACGGGATGAACCCGTCGGCGATGTTGAAGTCCTCCGAAATCGTGTGGTACTGGAAGACGCTGATGTTCCGAAGGTCTTGGTAGTTCGCGCTGAGGACGACGGCACCACCCCCAGCATCGTCGCCATAGGTCTTGGCGAACTGACTCTCGAAACCGACCTTACCGAACCGTGCGTGTTGGTCGACCATCACGACCGAATTGTTGTCGCTTCCGAACTGCCGTTGGCCGAAGAACGCGCCGACGTCGCTCGTCGGAGAGAGGTCGCGTTTGTACCGGAACGCCGTGTCCGTCCGGTCGCCGAAGGTGACCGTGTTCAAAAAACCGACCGAATCGACGGGCGTGACTTTGCCGTAGACCTTTGTACCGAGGTCGAACGTCGGGATCCTTCGCGAATAGAAGTACGCCCCGATGTCGTTGAACCGGGTGCCTGGCGACAGGTAGTTCTGACCCTCCAGGAAAAACGGCCTCTTTTCCTGGATGAAACGCTCCGCCCGCGAAAACTGGATGCTCTCGACCGCTCCCTCGATCGTGTTGAAGTCCGGGTTGAGCGAACCGACCGCGGTCAGGTCAGGGGTCAATGTGACGCGTGCGTCGAGGCCCGAGCGGAAGGTGAACTCGCCGTCCTTGATGCCAGGGAGGACGTAGGGAAGGAGCGAGACCTTCGGTCGGAAGCCCGTGCTCGGAGGTTGGACGCCGGTCCACACGCCTTCAAGGTCGGTGAATCCACGGTCGGTGACGTTGCTCCAAACCGTTTCCGTCCGCGTCCGGTACTGGTAGCGGAAGAAGTTGACGCCCATGGTCGTCGGCTTCGAACTGCTCGGATAGTTCAGGATCGCCCACGGGATCCGCATCTCGATGCAATAGCCTTTGGACGTCCGCTTGGCCGCCGAGTCCCATTGGCCTTTCCACTCCAACTTTCCTCCCCGTCCTCCCGCGATCTGCGCGGAAGGCGTGCCGAGCGCGTTCACCGAGAAGACGCTGACGTCTTCGGACCGTTTAGAAAAGTAGGGATCGATGGCGAACGTGACGTTGTCTTCCTGGTTCGGGTTGTCCGAACGGGTCGCGTACTTGCTGTCACGGATCGTCTCTCGGGCTTCGACTTTGTCCGGTTCGGCGTCGAAGCATTCGTACGCGACATAGATGAACTGCTTGTCATACGCGATATAGGCGACCGATTGCTCGGTCGCGACCGTGCCGTTGGTGCGGTCGAGGAATTCCTCGGCTTTGCCCGCTGTCGCCCACGCTTCGTCGGAGAGGTCGCCGTCGATCTTTGGCGGCACCGTGCACACCGCCGCAGGCATCGGCCGGCGGACGTACCGTCCCGGTGCCGGTTGTGCCTGAACATGCCCTGACAGGGCGAAAGAGACCCATCCCACGAGGCTCCAAAACCGGAGTCCCGAACTCATTGGGACACAGTACGGGACGTCCACCCGTAAGGTTCCACCAATGTTGGGCCCATGGTGCGGATTGGGACCGGCGTCTGTAGACTGGGCGGATGGCGAAACGGATCGTCGTGATCGGAGCAGGGTTTGGCGGGCTGTCGTGTGTCCGTGGGCTGTCGAAATCCGACGTCCACGTGACCCTGATCGACAAGGAAAACCACCACCTCTTTCAACCGCTGCTCTATCAGGTCGCGACCGCCGGCCTGTCTCCGGCCGACATCGCGTGGCCCGCTCGGTCCGTCCTACGGTCGCAAAGGAACGTGTCCGTACTCATGGCGAGCGTCGAAAGCGTGGATACGGGATCGAAGACGGTCGTCCACAGTGCGGGATCGACCCCATATGACGTCCTCGTCCTGGCCACGGGCGCGACCCACAGTTTCTTCGCCCACCCTGAGTGGGAACGGCACTGTCTCGGTCTCAAGACCCTGAACGACGCGACCACAGCCCGAAGCCGGATCTTGAGCGCCTTCGAACAAGCCGAGGCCGCTCCGTCCGAGGCCGAGCGCGACGCTTGGCTGACCCTTGTGATCGTCGGCGGCGGCCCGACCGGGGTCGAAATGGCGGGGAGCCTGGCGGAGCTGTCACGACGCACGCTGGAAGACGACTTCCGGTCGATCGATCCCCGCAAGGCGAAGATCGTGTTGCTCGAACTCGGCCCTCGGCTACTGACCGCCTTTCCGGAAAAGCTGTCGCAAGACGCCCTCGACTCGCTCCAGAGACTCGGTGTCGACGTCCGGCTGAACGAAGGCGTCACGGAGATCTCAGAAGTCGGGGTCACGGTACCTTCCGGGTCGATCCCCTGTCGGACCGTCGTCTGGGCGGCCGGCGTCAAGGCCTCTCCCGCGGCCGTGTGGCTGAACGCTGAGCCAGGGCCGGCCGGACGCGTCGTCGTGGACGACCACTGCCGCGTCGTCGGGCATGAGGACGTCTTCGCCATTGGCGACACCGCGTTCTTTCCGACCGAGGACGGCAAGGGACTTCCAGGAGTCGCCCAGACCGCGATGCAGCAGGGTCGCTACGTCGCCGGACAAGCGACGCGCGGAGGCGACGCGCCGTTCCGGTACCGCGACCTCGGCATCCTCGCGACGATCGGTCGAAGTTCGGCCGTCGCGAAGATCGGAAGGAGCGAGTTCAGCGGGTTCTTCGCATGGGCGGTCTGGATCTTCATCCATCTCCGTTCCCTTCTGACGGTGCAGTCCAAGATCCTCGTGTTCGTGCAGTGGGCCTGGGCTTACCTCTCGTACTCTCGCGGGGCGCGGCTGATCACGCGCCTCGACCGCGACTGAGTCCGCCGAAGGTCGCGGAAGGGCCGCGGTGCGGTCGTCCATCAGGTATCAGGTTCCCAAAGTGAGAAGGCTGGAGCGGTTCGAATGGATCCTTGGAGCGGCGATCGTCGCGGTCATGGGCGGCGCCGTCGTCTGGCAACGGAACATGGAGTCTTCCGGGACTCCGACCGCCGTCGCGAGGGTCGTTCCGAAGGACGGCCAGGCACCGAACGAAGCCCCTGCCTTTCCGGACATTCGTCCGAGCCGTCCCGGAGACCGCGCCGTCATCGTCATGTACCACGATGTCGTCAAGCGCCGCGGATCCGGATCCGTCTATTTTGATACGACCGTCAGAGAGCTGGAGCAGGACATCGAGACGATCGAGAAGGAAGGTGGTACGGTCGTTCCTTTGTCCGATGTCTACGATGCGCTGACGGGAGACAAGACCCTACCTCCGAACGCCGTCGCTTTGACCTTCGACGACGGCTACCTCGGTTTTTATGAAAACGCCTTCCCGATCCTTAAGGCTAAAGGCTATCCGTCGACCGTGTTCATGCACACCGCCTTCATCGGAAAGACCGAAGGCAGCCATCCTAAAATGACCCTCGAGCAGTTGCGCGAGCTCGAAGCTTCGGGCCTCGTCGACGTGGAATCGCACACCGTCACGCATCCCGAGGACATCACGACCCTGACCACGGAAAAGATCCGGACGGAACTGACGGAGTCCAAGAAGGTCCTCGAAGAAGCCCTCGGCAAAGAGGTCAAGTTCTTGAGCTGGCCGATCGGGAAGAACGACGCGCTGACCCAGTCCGAAGCCAAGGACGCCGGTTACAAGCTGGCCGTGACCATGGAGCCAGGCCTGGCCGCCGAATCGCCCAATGTCTTGGCCGTCAACCGGATCACGCGGAAACGCCTGGAAGAGT
This genomic window from Armatimonadota bacterium contains:
- a CDS encoding M28 family peptidase: MRLFLVASAALASGLSWAQTDVATIAKIIDEGKSRNQTRVHLETITEQIGARLTSSLALEQGSQWAMDQFKAFGCQNVHLEKWGEWPVGFDRAKTGHVGRMTSPTVRDFQFTTPSWTPGTKGLQKGKAVMEPKSLADFEKDKGSFKGAWMVMMPRSGEGVPTREVRDAVLEAARKAGIKGTVSGSGNELVLTGGQQNIDWKKLPNVTRVTVRKSDYTAVTSAMQAGKKVDLEFDLKQSFRKGPVVNSNVVAEIPGTEKPNEVVIVSGHFDSWDGPGAQGALDNGTGSSVTLECARLLCTLGLRGKRTIRFILWTGEEQGLFGSRQYVKDHAAEMDKISACLVDDGGTNYWGGFAGLESQRSFFQPSIDALNEAFPTLPMKFNAQARMPRGGGSDHASFNAVGVPGFFTMETGVSDYTYVHHTQHDRLQAAINAYLVQSSTAAAVTVLNLANADTMLPREPKTGG
- a CDS encoding ATP-binding cassette domain-containing protein — protein: MITTTSLSKSFKDPKVGLVKAVDDVSFEARPGQVFGLLGINGAGKTTCLRMLSTVIRPTSGTATVAGHDIRTDPLAVRTQIGFLSASTALYGRLTGEEVLEYFGRLNGLDGAVLRELITYVKRAMNLHEFAGKLCDKMSTGQKQRVSIARTILHDPPVLFFDEPTAGLDVVTSQTVMEFIEEAKSRGRTIVFSTHIMSEAERLCDTVAVIHQGRLLSQGTTAEILAETGSPNLEKAFLKLVDYSPEGARP
- a CDS encoding MgtC/SapB family protein codes for the protein MPPLDWPLVATVLAKLAFAAVLGGVIGLEREQHGRPAGIRTHMLLILGVTLFAEVSKAFPGEDKGRIASQIVTGVGFLGAGTILRLGAEIKGLTTAASLWSVSAIGMAVSTGGSFLLIALFGTVLTYVTLKVVDDIERRLAPDAHPRELTVRLVRFEALTAVIEGIERAGGNVTGVRFRDGRTIALMDVKGDRAAVLKAALGTPDVVEAVWNG
- a CDS encoding carbohydrate binding family 9 domain-containing protein, encoding MSSGLRFWSLVGWVSFALSGHVQAQPAPGRYVRRPMPAAVCTVPPKIDGDLSDEAWATAGKAEEFLDRTNGTVATEQSVAYIAYDKQFIYVAYECFDAEPDKVEARETIRDSKYATRSDNPNQEDNVTFAIDPYFSKRSEDVSVFSVNALGTPSAQIAGGRGGKLEWKGQWDSAAKRTSKGYCIEMRIPWAILNYPSSSKPTTMGVNFFRYQYRTRTETVWSNVTDRGFTDLEGVWTGVQPPSTGFRPKVSLLPYVLPGIKDGEFTFRSGLDARVTLTPDLTAVGSLNPDFNTIEGAVESIQFSRAERFIQEKRPFFLEGQNYLSPGTRFNDIGAYFYSRRIPTFDLGTKVYGKVTPVDSVGFLNTVTFGDRTDTAFRYKRDLSPTSDVGAFFGQRQFGSDNNSVVMVDQHARFGKVGFESQFAKTYGDDAGGGAVVLSANYQDLRNISVFQYHTISEDFNIADGFIPYTGYRGWFGFTDFFGPWRKGPWSSYDYGIYGIAWDHQDGSRYQRGFGAFGTLTSRSDWRFSVSQDYAVIDGTVDSTYMVSATMGATNRFRKIGLGVTVGTLASEPSTYLTPNASVRLFRRLDLAYSGALLNFQGTTRQHVLTAGYEFSPTRSIGGRMVAVDADTNWYLFYRSAGGRGTDLYLIYGDPNTRTFSRKFQIKLVFAL
- a CDS encoding NAD(P)/FAD-dependent oxidoreductase; its protein translation is MAKRIVVIGAGFGGLSCVRGLSKSDVHVTLIDKENHHLFQPLLYQVATAGLSPADIAWPARSVLRSQRNVSVLMASVESVDTGSKTVVHSAGSTPYDVLVLATGATHSFFAHPEWERHCLGLKTLNDATTARSRILSAFEQAEAAPSEAERDAWLTLVIVGGGPTGVEMAGSLAELSRRTLEDDFRSIDPRKAKIVLLELGPRLLTAFPEKLSQDALDSLQRLGVDVRLNEGVTEISEVGVTVPSGSIPCRTVVWAAGVKASPAAVWLNAEPGPAGRVVVDDHCRVVGHEDVFAIGDTAFFPTEDGKGLPGVAQTAMQQGRYVAGQATRGGDAPFRYRDLGILATIGRSSAVAKIGRSEFSGFFAWAVWIFIHLRSLLTVQSKILVFVQWAWAYLSYSRGARLITRLDRD
- a CDS encoding glycoside hydrolase family 32 protein, which codes for MTPLFPTAALQDATLYDEPLRPQFHFTAKKGWLNDPNGLVFHKGRYHLFFQHNPFGVQWGNMTWGHAVSPDLVHWTELDSALTPDAMGTEFSGSAVIDKSGILGEGRGVMALFYTAAGGTNPESQGKPFTQCLATSVDGTTFVKSPGNPVLAHQEGENRDPKVVWHAPSRTWVMALYLADDRYGLFGSSDLKSWKKLSEVVLPGTSECPDFFELPVDGNRRNRLWVFWGANGNYRLGSFDGQSFRAGTAVLSTDAGPNFYAAQTYSDEPKGRRVQIGWMRGSDFKDCDWNQQMSFPRTVRLKSTPLGARLAFEPVSSLQSLRTRRLPPEQDGDSQVFRSSTGLFEIRGRWRAVSQGRFNLDVLGTAVSYDFGTKTMKIGSHERKIEAVDGFVDMTLLADRASLELFAQDGEVTGHLFAPADPAARDVRLIGAGGETPARLDVYELRSAWKGTKDRRSR
- a CDS encoding CBS domain-containing protein; the protein is MTLREVLHAHIPTLTRKSTVRDAVDKMDVYQFPALVVVDDDLAPIGVLTEGDLCRAIGHQGSLAALSLEAAHRFASADPTVSTPDAEVGEALHMMLSHGITILPIVEDGTLSGIVFRADLMQAMLVDSAPGP
- a CDS encoding ABC transporter permease; amino-acid sequence: MNRIMTVFRKELREMFRDKRVRSGAFVMPVFMIVLFVQIFGLIEDKVSRPQTPKLAIVDPGIDSVAKTLSGDKSGQTTLVKTREEGVRLVERGKAKLLVEFGPDFEKNVTEGRAKITATYDPTEPLSGMALGAFQEKIKRANDARLREVLSSHDVDPSMAEPIRVTVKETSRPKGLGGSSMVNLLPYFIVIWAFYGGMSIVSDLVAGEKERGTMETLLVSPVRRREVALGKYLALALVCLLSSLTAVVGIVLVGVTKFGYAGRLFPTGLSISFASLAAMTLTLLPLVLLMAGILISVSAAAKNMREAQTYLTLVSFIVIMPAVFSQIIGFTDMQNALWVKLVPVLGSAVSLKEALLAKTDWPGLFAGMAVCGVLAAVFLAFSVSQFERESIVSRS